A single genomic interval of Granulicella tundricola MP5ACTX9 harbors:
- a CDS encoding IS110 family RNA-guided transposase, giving the protein MQIHSVGIDLGKTTFHLVALSAAGKVLLRKKFTQKQLITFTANMQTSLIGMEACSGAHFLGRALRAQGHDVKLIPAQFVKPFVKSNKNDFLDAEAIAEAVDRQNMRFVPIKTDDQLDLQAMHRVRDRLVARRTSVINQLRAFLLERGMVFAKTPIKLRQAMPEILENAESNLTPRMRNLVSLLWSEWKDLQQQIVAMNEEVEQIASSDPACQRLRQIPGIGPLVATAIVAAIGNGAAFHKGREFSAWLGLVPRQHSTGGKARLFGISKRGNRYLRKLLVHGARSAVLIVKRERSPFGPWLDGLEQRAPVKVVITAAANKLARMAWAVLSSGNDYRPATAPMPA; this is encoded by the coding sequence ATGCAGATTCATTCGGTTGGCATAGATCTGGGTAAGACGACCTTTCACCTCGTAGCCCTGAGCGCAGCTGGCAAGGTGCTGTTGCGCAAGAAGTTCACTCAGAAGCAACTGATCACCTTCACCGCGAACATGCAGACCTCCTTGATCGGGATGGAGGCATGTTCAGGAGCGCACTTCCTGGGCCGGGCTTTGCGAGCGCAAGGCCACGACGTGAAGCTGATTCCAGCGCAGTTTGTAAAGCCGTTCGTGAAGTCGAATAAGAACGACTTCCTGGATGCTGAGGCGATCGCTGAAGCCGTCGACCGACAGAACATGCGCTTCGTTCCGATCAAGACCGACGATCAGCTCGACCTGCAAGCCATGCATCGTGTGCGTGACAGGCTTGTCGCTCGCCGGACGTCCGTGATCAACCAGCTGCGAGCCTTTCTGCTGGAGCGCGGCATGGTTTTCGCCAAGACTCCCATCAAGTTGAGACAAGCGATGCCAGAGATACTCGAGAACGCGGAGTCGAACCTGACGCCACGCATGCGCAACCTTGTCAGCCTGCTCTGGAGCGAGTGGAAGGATCTTCAGCAGCAGATCGTTGCGATGAACGAAGAGGTCGAGCAGATCGCTTCTTCCGACCCCGCATGCCAACGGCTGAGACAAATCCCCGGCATCGGCCCCTTGGTCGCAACCGCAATCGTCGCTGCGATCGGCAACGGAGCAGCCTTCCATAAGGGCCGAGAGTTCTCCGCATGGCTTGGACTTGTACCCCGACAGCACTCGACCGGCGGCAAGGCGAGACTCTTCGGCATCAGCAAGCGAGGTAACCGCTACCTGAGAAAGCTGCTCGTCCATGGCGCCCGATCAGCAGTTCTCATCGTCAAGCGAGAGCGTTCCCCGTTTGGGCCTTGGCTTGATGGTCTGGAACAACGAGCACCGGTGAAGGTCGTCATTACAGCCGCAGCCAACAAGCTTGCTCGTATGGCCTGGGCGGTGCTCTCAAGCGGCAATGACTACCGCCCAGCAACGGCTCCGATGCCGGCCTGA
- a CDS encoding outer membrane beta-barrel protein → MPFSTRKTSTYLTALALSLAFSAPLAFAQTSQGILAGVARDSSGAVLPGSKVTITNEDTREVRTTAAKSDGTYRLEAIPPGRYTVLIEQAGFDAKKATGVVINPSVTSSYDAVLSVGKVNDVVEVAAVSNAINLENGQITGIISANDIRSLPIFSLNPIELATTLPGIQTIVQPSAGQGAQGQSFSANGARPRANNFLIDGQEINDVAIAGQGFQPDIPGAYATVAVLSNSASAEFGRAGGAVTNVVTARGTNVFHGSAYDRYTGSGLNALSATQRQSKVPGITPPKKTRFDRHTYGFTAGGPIFKDKLFAFGAGQWQRYFGGVLEGRNELPDQSGVNQLKSIAAQTGTVQATQASLFGAYLSNYAYLNTFANTTATTANPALSYSSYSVIAPGCPATGCSITTALFQRPSVPQQNTDTQFNVRVDYTPSERDNVAVRYIHDRGFLTPDFGNNPSLPGFDSQQGGFSELAQVAETHVFGPRVLNEFRVSETRLNFLFAFTPGTLANPLAITPTISFAGTSLTNLGPNQNFPQGRGEDLYQLQDTVGINIGKQAIRAGADIGRQIEQEFVSQNALGTLAYSATGSYGGSIGEFINNSLGKSGTATKTFGKTRIDPHDWRSGIFLEDDIKLTPELTLNLGARYDYLSDPEMYGPPHDCKGKAKGDIDRSAQMYSAFGWRV, encoded by the coding sequence ATGCCTTTCAGCACCCGTAAGACGTCGACCTATCTCACTGCCCTGGCGCTGTCGCTCGCTTTCAGTGCTCCGCTCGCCTTCGCTCAGACTAGTCAAGGCATCCTTGCCGGTGTCGCTCGTGATTCATCCGGCGCGGTTCTACCAGGATCCAAGGTTACGATCACAAATGAAGACACCCGCGAAGTCCGCACTACCGCAGCGAAATCGGACGGGACCTACCGTCTTGAGGCGATTCCGCCGGGGCGCTATACCGTTCTGATTGAACAGGCTGGTTTTGACGCGAAAAAGGCCACAGGCGTGGTCATCAATCCTTCGGTCACAAGCTCCTATGATGCAGTGCTCTCCGTGGGTAAGGTAAATGATGTTGTCGAAGTCGCAGCAGTATCCAATGCGATCAATCTTGAGAATGGTCAGATTACAGGCATCATCAGTGCAAACGACATTCGCTCGTTGCCGATCTTCTCGTTGAACCCGATCGAGCTTGCGACGACTCTGCCGGGCATTCAGACGATCGTCCAGCCGAGCGCGGGCCAAGGTGCTCAGGGACAGTCTTTCTCTGCCAACGGGGCTCGTCCGCGCGCCAACAACTTCCTCATCGACGGTCAAGAGATCAATGACGTGGCTATCGCTGGCCAAGGTTTCCAGCCTGACATTCCGGGCGCTTATGCGACGGTCGCTGTACTCTCTAACTCGGCGTCCGCCGAGTTCGGCCGTGCAGGTGGTGCTGTCACCAATGTGGTGACAGCGCGCGGCACTAACGTCTTCCATGGCTCGGCCTACGATCGTTACACCGGATCTGGTCTCAACGCGCTCTCCGCGACCCAGCGTCAATCCAAGGTCCCGGGCATCACGCCTCCGAAGAAGACGCGTTTCGACCGTCACACCTACGGCTTTACTGCGGGCGGCCCTATCTTCAAGGACAAGCTTTTTGCCTTCGGAGCCGGACAGTGGCAGCGTTACTTCGGTGGTGTTCTCGAAGGTCGTAATGAGCTTCCGGATCAGAGTGGCGTCAATCAGCTCAAGTCGATTGCCGCCCAGACAGGCACCGTCCAGGCGACCCAGGCTAGCCTGTTCGGGGCTTACCTTTCCAACTACGCCTACCTCAATACCTTTGCGAACACGACTGCAACGACCGCCAATCCGGCCTTGAGCTATAGCAGCTACTCAGTCATCGCTCCCGGTTGCCCTGCCACAGGTTGCTCCATCACCACGGCTCTGTTTCAGCGTCCATCCGTTCCGCAGCAGAATACAGACACGCAGTTCAATGTTCGCGTGGACTATACGCCAAGTGAGCGCGATAACGTTGCTGTCCGCTACATCCACGATCGCGGTTTCCTGACGCCTGACTTCGGCAACAATCCCTCGCTGCCAGGCTTTGACTCGCAGCAGGGCGGTTTCTCCGAGCTTGCCCAGGTCGCCGAGACTCACGTCTTTGGGCCGCGCGTTCTTAATGAGTTCCGCGTCTCTGAGACGCGCCTCAATTTCCTCTTTGCCTTCACTCCGGGCACCTTGGCCAACCCGCTCGCCATCACGCCGACGATCAGCTTTGCCGGCACCTCTCTCACCAACCTCGGTCCTAATCAAAACTTTCCCCAGGGGCGCGGTGAGGACCTTTATCAGCTTCAGGACACGGTCGGTATCAATATCGGCAAGCAGGCGATCCGTGCCGGTGCGGACATTGGCCGGCAGATTGAGCAGGAGTTCGTTTCGCAGAACGCGCTGGGAACGTTGGCCTACTCCGCAACCGGCTCCTACGGAGGTTCGATTGGCGAGTTCATCAACAACTCGCTGGGCAAATCGGGCACGGCAACCAAGACCTTCGGAAAGACCCGGATCGATCCACACGATTGGCGTTCGGGAATCTTTCTGGAGGACGACATCAAGCTGACCCCGGAGCTTACGCTCAACCTGGGTGCGCGCTATGACTACCTCTCCGATCCCGAAATGTATGGTCCGCCGCACGACTGCAAGGGAAAAGCGAAGGGCGACATCGACAGGTCTGCGCAAATGTATTCGGCCTTTGGGTGGAGGGTCTAG
- a CDS encoding 23S rRNA (pseudouridine(1915)-N(3))-methyltransferase RlmH — protein MTELTLSAIVSKRSRAKSDEFQALTDRYLARAAHYMPAQALNFESEDALSAWIAKAPGRAAAHAILFDPRGKTLTSDEFAHTLGRLRDDGAQRIVFAIGPADGWSDQARTRAAALVSFGRITLPHELARVVAAEQIYRALTILAGHPYHLGH, from the coding sequence ATGACCGAACTCACGCTAAGCGCAATCGTTTCAAAGAGAAGCCGCGCCAAGTCCGACGAGTTCCAGGCGCTGACCGATCGCTATCTCGCTCGCGCGGCCCACTATATGCCCGCCCAGGCGCTCAACTTTGAGAGCGAGGATGCCCTCTCCGCTTGGATCGCCAAGGCTCCCGGACGCGCTGCGGCTCATGCCATCCTCTTCGATCCCCGCGGCAAGACCCTGACCTCGGACGAGTTCGCCCATACGCTCGGCCGCCTGCGGGACGATGGAGCGCAGCGCATCGTGTTCGCAATCGGCCCCGCGGACGGCTGGAGCGACCAGGCCCGCACCCGCGCCGCCGCACTGGTCTCCTTCGGTCGCATCACGCTGCCGCATGAGTTGGCACGCGTCGTTGCGGCGGAACAGATATACCGTGCGCTGACGATCCTCGCCGGGCACCCGTATCATCTGGGGCACTGA